From a single Solenopsis invicta isolate M01_SB chromosome 6, UNIL_Sinv_3.0, whole genome shotgun sequence genomic region:
- the LOC105207901 gene encoding uncharacterized protein LOC105207901: MLKKFLGKSGRRILRAIKKLSTRSRKAKRSCNPSSWHTAIPDLETTSLSWSLPSLDAKSIDTYMTYVAENQEECTSNCCCCDEYEENQRNENRENEMII; the protein is encoded by the exons ATGCTGAAGAAGTTCCTCGGCAAGTCCGGCCGCAGGATCCTGCGG GCGATCAAGAAGCTGTCTACCAGGAGCCGCAAAGCCAAAAGGTCGTGCAATCCTAGCTCCTGGCACACGGCTATCCCGGACCTCGAGACTACCTCGCTCTCGTGGTCCTTGCCGTCCCTGGACGCCAAAAGTATCGACACGTACATGACGTACGTGGCCGAGAACCAAGAGGAATGCACGTCGAACTGTTGTTGCTGCGACGAGTACGAGGAGAACCAGAGGAACGAGAACAGGGAGAACGAGATGATAATCTAA